The window tttagaatatacTAACTTGACTTATTTTACTACTAGCCTGGACTTTGGTGGCCAcaactaatttcatttttttttcttttatgtacaTTATTTTGTTAATGTTGCCACTGCTAAGTTTCCACTTTGCAATTGCATCAAAATTCCACTTCAGCTTTTTCTCTCGCCGCCACCCACCAATCAGTGTCAAATGTTCTGGTAAATCAATGAATCTAAATCTCACGAATATTCAACACGATGTTCTATTAATGTTACTCCAACTATATTGCTAGATTCAGCATCATTAAACTAGGCTTAGACGTATTTGTTCCCTTTTCTCGTTaattctgttgttgttgtggccaACTATAATGTCTCCTCGTactttgtttttccttctttcaacTCTTCAATTTCTGAGTTTTGTGTCAACAACTGAATTTGTCTACAACAGAAACTTCAACTCCACCAACGTAAAACTCTATGGGAATGCCACCATAGAAAACTCGGTTCTCAAACTCACAAACCAAACTTTCTTCTCCATAGGGCGTGCCTTTTACCCTCACAAAATACCCATGAAGCCACCaaactcttcttcttcaacccTTCTTCCCTTTGCAACCTCTTTCATCTTCTCCGTTGCTCCTTGTGAAAACTTCCCTGTGGCTCATGGTTTCGCGTTTGTTGTCACGCCCGTGATGTCCGCAAATGGAGCACTCTCGGGGAACTACTTGGGCCTCTTCAACCGCTCCACTTCAGGTAACTCCTCCAACCATGTTTTTGCGGTTGAGTTTGATGATTTTAGGAACGAGGAGTTCAACGAGGAGAATGATAACCATGTGGGTGTGGACTTGAATTCGATGATTTCGGTGTATTCGGAGCCTGCAGGGTTCTGGGGTGGGAGAGAAGGTGAGGAATTGGAGGATTTGAAGCTTTCTGATGGTAGAAACTATCAGGTTTGGATTGAGTTTGAGAACTCAGTGATTAATGTTACCATGGCACCAGCAGGGAGAAAGAAGCCTCATAGGCCTTTGATTAGTAAGCCTATGAACCTTTCTTGGGTCCTTTTGGATGAAATGTATGTGGGGTTTTCTGGGGCAACAGGGAGAATGGTGGACAATTGTAGAATCTTGGCTTGGAGTTTTAGCAATTCTAATTTCTCAATTGGTGATGTTTTGAGTACCAAGCATTTGCCCTTGTATGTGCATCCAAAGAGATTGGTGTTTAGATCAAATGGTTTCATAATAGGTGTAACTTTCGGTGTTTTTTTTGTGGGTGGCTTTTGTGCTTTGGtggttttcttcattttgttcagAAACAGAAGGGGAGAAAAACAGGAAAACTTTGAAGACTGGGAATTGGAGTATTGGCCACACAGGATTAGCTATCGGGAGATTTGTGATGCAACAAGTGGATTCTCTGAAGAGAAGGTGATTGGGATTGGAACAAGTGGTAAGGTGTACAAGGGGCTTTTGAAGGGAGTAGAAGTTGCGGTGAAGAGCATCAATCACGAGACACGGCACGGAATGAGAGAGTTTCTGGCAGAGATTTCAAGCCTAGGCAGAATGAAACACAGGAATTTAGTGGGTTTCAGAGGTTGGAGCaaaagaaaaggaggaaaaCTGATATTGGTTTATGATTACATGGTGAATGAGAGCTTGGACAAAAGGATCTTTGAGTGTGAAGAGACCATGCTTTTGAGTTGGGAAGAAAGAATTAGAGTTTTGCAAAACGTAGCTGATGGAATTTTATATCTACATGAGGGTTGGGATGTTGAGGTCTTGCATAGGGACATCAAAGCTTGTAATGTATTACTTGACAAGGACATGAATGCTAGGTTGGGGGATTTTGGGCTTGCAAGGTTGCATCACCAGGAAAATGTGGCTGACACAAGAGTGATAGGGACCCTGGGGTACATGGCTCCGGAACTAGTCCGAATCGGGCGACCGTCAACTGCGTGTGATGTGTATAGTTTTGGAGTATTGGTTTTAGAAGTGGTGTGTGGGAGAAGACCCATCATAGCAGATCAGCCACCACTGATTGATTGGTTGTTTTCCCATATGGAGAATGGGGAATTGAGTTGTGCTATTGATGAACGTTTGAAGGGTCAAAGTGGATACAATGCTGAGGAAGCTGAGAGGCTGCTTCATTTGGGTTTGTTATGTGTGAGTACAGACCCTGGTGTTAGGCCAACAATGAGGCAAGTGGTGAAAACAT of the Glycine max cultivar Williams 82 chromosome 13, Glycine_max_v4.0, whole genome shotgun sequence genome contains:
- the LOC100804025 gene encoding probable L-type lectin-domain containing receptor kinase VII.2, giving the protein MSPRTLFFLLSTLQFLSFVSTTEFVYNRNFNSTNVKLYGNATIENSVLKLTNQTFFSIGRAFYPHKIPMKPPNSSSSTLLPFATSFIFSVAPCENFPVAHGFAFVVTPVMSANGALSGNYLGLFNRSTSGNSSNHVFAVEFDDFRNEEFNEENDNHVGVDLNSMISVYSEPAGFWGGREGEELEDLKLSDGRNYQVWIEFENSVINVTMAPAGRKKPHRPLISKPMNLSWVLLDEMYVGFSGATGRMVDNCRILAWSFSNSNFSIGDVLSTKHLPLYVHPKRLVFRSNGFIIGVTFGVFFVGGFCALVVFFILFRNRRGEKQENFEDWELEYWPHRISYREICDATSGFSEEKVIGIGTSGKVYKGLLKGVEVAVKSINHETRHGMREFLAEISSLGRMKHRNLVGFRGWSKRKGGKLILVYDYMVNESLDKRIFECEETMLLSWEERIRVLQNVADGILYLHEGWDVEVLHRDIKACNVLLDKDMNARLGDFGLARLHHQENVADTRVIGTLGYMAPELVRIGRPSTACDVYSFGVLVLEVVCGRRPIIADQPPLIDWLFSHMENGELSCAIDERLKGQSGYNAEEAERLLHLGLLCVSTDPGVRPTMRQVVKTLEGIKCTECNEDCIHLALLGKINSAASWSKSSTSSANVNYPTFDEILQTKFYSTASLSISCPSPQLEPEFVSEGR